Proteins encoded together in one Phalacrocorax aristotelis chromosome 7, bGulAri2.1, whole genome shotgun sequence window:
- the DVL3 gene encoding segment polarity protein dishevelled homolog DVL-3 isoform X3, which yields MAAAETKIIYHLDEQETPYLVKLPIPAERVTLGDFKGLLNRPNYKFYFKSMDDDFGVVKEEISDDNAKLPCFNGRVVSWLVSAEGSHSDAGSVCADNQTELPPSMERTGGIGDSRPPSFHPNTGGSRENLDNETETDSVVSSQRERPRRKDGPDHAPRVNGTVKGERRRDLGGYESSSTLMSSELETTSFFDSDEDDSTSRFSSSTEQSSASRLMRRHKRRRRKQKAPRIERSSSFSSITDSTMSLNIITVTLNMEKYNFLGISIVGQSNERGDGGIYIGSIMKGGAVAADGRIEPGDMLLQVNDINFENMSNDDAVRVLREIVHKPGPITLTVAKCWDPSPRGCFSLPRSKWIADPPLTLVPSSCEPIRPIDPAAWVSHTAAMTGTYPAYGMSPSMSTITSTSSSITSSIPETERLDDFHLSIHSDMATIVKAMASPESGLEVRDRMWLKITIPNAFIGSDVVDWLYHHVEGFTDRRESRKYASNLLKAGYIRHTVNKITFSEQCYYIFGDLCGNMANLSLHDHDGSSGASDQDTLAPLPHPGAAPWPMAFPYQYPPPHPYNPHPGFPDPGYSYGGGSAGSQHSEGSRSSGSNRSGSERRKEREKTGESKSGGSGSESDHTTRSSMRRERAASERSVPASQHSQRSQHSLAHSIRSHHSQQSYGPPGLPPLFSPPMLLMPPPPSAMGPPGAPPGRDLASVPPELTASRQSFRMAMGNPTKNYGVFDFL from the exons gGTGGTGAAAGAAGAAATCTCAGATGACAATGCCAAGCTTCCCTGCTTCAACGGCCGGGTGGTGTCATGG CTGGTGTCTGCAGAGGGTTCCCATTCAGATGCTGGCTCAGTCTGTGCCGATAACCAGACAGAGCTGCCACCCTCCATGGAGCGCACAGGAGGAATTGGAGACTCTAGGCCCCCCTCTTTCCA CCCTAACACCGGGGGGAGTCGGGAAAACTTGGACAATGAGACAGAGACAGACTCGGTGGTGTCATCGCAAAGGGAACGACCTCGTCGGAAAGATGGGCCTGACCATG CACCCAGGGTGAATGGGACAGTGAAGGGAGAGCGGCGCCGAGACCTGGGCGGGTACGAGAGCTCCTCCACGCTCATGAGCAGTGAGCTGGAGACCACCAGCTTCTTTGATTCAGATGAAGATGACTCCACCAGCAG GTTTAGCAGTtcgacagagcagagcagtgcttCCCGTTTAATGAGGAGGCACAAGCGACGCCGACGGAAACAGAAGGCTCCACGCATTGAGCGG TCATCGTCCTTCAGCAGCATCACAGACTCCACCATGTCCCTGAACATCATCACGGTCACGCTGAACATGG AGAAATACAACTTTCTGGGCATTTCTATTGTGGGACAGAGCAATGAGCGTGGGGATGGAGGCATTTACATTGGCTCTATCATGAAGGGTGGCGCTGTGGCAGCTGATGGCAGGATTGAGCCAGGAGACATGCTCTTGCAG GTAAATGACATCAACTTTGAGAACATGAGCAATGACGATGCAGTGCGGGTGCTGAGGGAGATTGTGCACAAGCCGGG GCCCATCACCCTGACGGTGGCCAAGTGCTGGGACCCCAGCCCCCGGGGCTGCTTCTCGTTACCCAGGAGTAAGTGGATAGCTGACCCACCCTTAACGCTGGTGCCCAGCTCAT GTGAGCCCATCCGGCCCATCGACCCGGCAGCCTGGGTGTCTCACACAGCAGCGATGACTGGCACCTACCCAGCGTACGGTATGAGTCCATCCATGAGCACAATcacttccaccagctcctccaTCACCAGCTCCATCCCAGAGACTGAAC GCCTCGATGACTTTCACCTGTCCATCCACAGCGACATGGCCACCATTGTCAAAGCCATGGCCTCACCAGAGTCAGGCCTGGAGGTGCGTGACCGCATGTGGCTGAAGATCACCATCCCCAATGCCTTCATTG GTTCGGATGTGGTGGATTGGCTCTATCACCACGTGGAGGGTTTTACGGACCGTCGTGAATCCCGCAAATATGCCAGCAACCTGCTGAAGGCTGGTTACATCCGACATACCGTGAACAAGATCACCTTCTCGGAGCAATGCTATTATATCTTCGGGGACCTCTGTGGAA ACATGGCTAATCTTTCTCTTCACGATCACGATGGCTCCAGTGGTGCCTCCGATCAGGACACTTTGGCTCCACTCCCCCACCCAGGAGCTGCACCCTGGCCTATGGCTTTCCCGTACCAGTATCCACCACCTCATCCATACAACCCCCACCCTGGCTTCCCTGACCCAGGCTACAGCTATGGAgggggcagtgcaggcagccagcacagTGAAG GGAGCCGGAGCAGTGGTTCCAATCGCAGCGGCAgcgagaggaggaaggagagagagaagaccGGGGAGTCCAAGTCTGGCGGCAGTGGGAGTGAGTCGGACCACACCACGAGGAGCAGTATGCGGCGTGAGCGTGCGGCCAGCGAGCGCTcagtgccagccagccagcacagccagcgTAGCCAGCACTCTCTGGCTCACAGCATCCGCAGCCACCACAGCCAGCAGTCGTACGGGCCACCCGGCCTCCCCCCTCTCTTCAGCCCCCCCATGTTGCTGATGCCTCCACCACCTTCAGCCATGGGGCCCCCTGGGGCGCCGCCAGGCCGTGACCTGGCCTCTGTGCCCCCCGAACTGACAGCCAGTAGACAGTCCTTCCGAATGGCCATGGGCAACCCCA CAAAGAATTACGGGGTGTTTGACTTTCTCTGA
- the DVL3 gene encoding segment polarity protein dishevelled homolog DVL-3 isoform X6 has translation MAAAETKIIYHLDEQETPYLVKLPIPAERVTLGDFKGLLNRPNYKFYFKSMDDDFGVVKEEISDDNAKLPCFNGRVVSWLVSAEGSHSDAGSVCADNQTELPPSMERTGGIGDSRPPSFHPNTGGSRENLDNETETDSVVSSQRERPRRKDGPDHAPRVNGTVKGERRRDLGGYESSSTLMSSELETTSFFDSDEDDSTSRFSSSTEQSSASRLMRRHKRRRRKQKAPRIERSSSFSSITDSTMSLNIITVTLNMEKYNFLGISIVGQSNERGDGGIYIGSIMKGGAVAADGRIEPGDMLLQVNDINFENMSNDDAVRVLREIVHKPGPITLTVAKCWDPSPRGCFSLPRSKWIADPPLTLVPSSFAPQRIWAGPDSPCSDPGEPIRPIDPAAWVSHTAAMTGTYPAYGMSPSMSTITSTSSSITSSIPETERLDDFHLSIHSDMATIVKAMASPESGLEVRDRMWLKITIPNAFIGSDVVDWLYHHVEGFTDRRESRKYASNLLKAGYIRHTVNKITFSEQCYYIFGDLCGNMANLSLHDHDGSSGASDQDTLAPLPHPGAAPWPMAFPYQYPPPHPYNPHPGFPDPGYSYGGGSAGSQHSEGSRSSGSNRSGSERRKEREKTGESKSGGSGSESDHTTRSSMRRERAASERSVPASQHSQRSQHSLAHSIRSHHSQQSYGPPGLPPLFSPPMLLMPPPPSAMGPPGAPPGRDLASVPPELTASRQSFRMAMGNPTKNYGVFDFL, from the exons gGTGGTGAAAGAAGAAATCTCAGATGACAATGCCAAGCTTCCCTGCTTCAACGGCCGGGTGGTGTCATGG CTGGTGTCTGCAGAGGGTTCCCATTCAGATGCTGGCTCAGTCTGTGCCGATAACCAGACAGAGCTGCCACCCTCCATGGAGCGCACAGGAGGAATTGGAGACTCTAGGCCCCCCTCTTTCCA CCCTAACACCGGGGGGAGTCGGGAAAACTTGGACAATGAGACAGAGACAGACTCGGTGGTGTCATCGCAAAGGGAACGACCTCGTCGGAAAGATGGGCCTGACCATG CACCCAGGGTGAATGGGACAGTGAAGGGAGAGCGGCGCCGAGACCTGGGCGGGTACGAGAGCTCCTCCACGCTCATGAGCAGTGAGCTGGAGACCACCAGCTTCTTTGATTCAGATGAAGATGACTCCACCAGCAG GTTTAGCAGTtcgacagagcagagcagtgcttCCCGTTTAATGAGGAGGCACAAGCGACGCCGACGGAAACAGAAGGCTCCACGCATTGAGCGG TCATCGTCCTTCAGCAGCATCACAGACTCCACCATGTCCCTGAACATCATCACGGTCACGCTGAACATGG AGAAATACAACTTTCTGGGCATTTCTATTGTGGGACAGAGCAATGAGCGTGGGGATGGAGGCATTTACATTGGCTCTATCATGAAGGGTGGCGCTGTGGCAGCTGATGGCAGGATTGAGCCAGGAGACATGCTCTTGCAG GTAAATGACATCAACTTTGAGAACATGAGCAATGACGATGCAGTGCGGGTGCTGAGGGAGATTGTGCACAAGCCGGG GCCCATCACCCTGACGGTGGCCAAGTGCTGGGACCCCAGCCCCCGGGGCTGCTTCTCGTTACCCAGGAGTAAGTGGATAGCTGACCCACCCTTAACGCTGGTGCCCAGCTCAT tTGCTCCCCAGCGGATCTGGGCTGGGCCAGACTCTCCATGCTCCGATCCGG GTGAGCCCATCCGGCCCATCGACCCGGCAGCCTGGGTGTCTCACACAGCAGCGATGACTGGCACCTACCCAGCGTACGGTATGAGTCCATCCATGAGCACAATcacttccaccagctcctccaTCACCAGCTCCATCCCAGAGACTGAAC GCCTCGATGACTTTCACCTGTCCATCCACAGCGACATGGCCACCATTGTCAAAGCCATGGCCTCACCAGAGTCAGGCCTGGAGGTGCGTGACCGCATGTGGCTGAAGATCACCATCCCCAATGCCTTCATTG GTTCGGATGTGGTGGATTGGCTCTATCACCACGTGGAGGGTTTTACGGACCGTCGTGAATCCCGCAAATATGCCAGCAACCTGCTGAAGGCTGGTTACATCCGACATACCGTGAACAAGATCACCTTCTCGGAGCAATGCTATTATATCTTCGGGGACCTCTGTGGAA ACATGGCTAATCTTTCTCTTCACGATCACGATGGCTCCAGTGGTGCCTCCGATCAGGACACTTTGGCTCCACTCCCCCACCCAGGAGCTGCACCCTGGCCTATGGCTTTCCCGTACCAGTATCCACCACCTCATCCATACAACCCCCACCCTGGCTTCCCTGACCCAGGCTACAGCTATGGAgggggcagtgcaggcagccagcacagTGAAG GGAGCCGGAGCAGTGGTTCCAATCGCAGCGGCAgcgagaggaggaaggagagagagaagaccGGGGAGTCCAAGTCTGGCGGCAGTGGGAGTGAGTCGGACCACACCACGAGGAGCAGTATGCGGCGTGAGCGTGCGGCCAGCGAGCGCTcagtgccagccagccagcacagccagcgTAGCCAGCACTCTCTGGCTCACAGCATCCGCAGCCACCACAGCCAGCAGTCGTACGGGCCACCCGGCCTCCCCCCTCTCTTCAGCCCCCCCATGTTGCTGATGCCTCCACCACCTTCAGCCATGGGGCCCCCTGGGGCGCCGCCAGGCCGTGACCTGGCCTCTGTGCCCCCCGAACTGACAGCCAGTAGACAGTCCTTCCGAATGGCCATGGGCAACCCCA CAAAGAATTACGGGGTGTTTGACTTTCTCTGA
- the DVL3 gene encoding segment polarity protein dishevelled homolog DVL-3 isoform X1: MAAAETKIIYHLDEQETPYLVKLPIPAERVTLGDFKGLLNRPNYKFYFKSMDDDFGVVKEEISDDNAKLPCFNGRVVSWLVSAEGSHSDAGSVCADNQTELPPSMERTGGIGDSRPPSFHPNTGGSRENLDNETETDSVVSSQRERPRRKDGPDHAPRVNGTVKGERRRDLGGYESSSTLMSSELETTSFFDSDEDDSTSRFSSSTEQSSASRLMRRHKRRRRKQKAPRIERSSSFSSITDSTMSLNIITVTLNMEKYNFLGISIVGQSNERGDGGIYIGSIMKGGAVAADGRIEPGDMLLQVNDINFENMSNDDAVRVLREIVHKPGPITLTVAKCWDPSPRGCFSLPRIAPQRIWAGPDSPCSDPGEPIRPIDPAAWVSHTAAMTGTYPAYGMSPSMSTITSTSSSITSSIPETERLDDFHLSIHSDMATIVKAMASPESGLEVRDRMWLKITIPNAFIGSDVVDWLYHHVEGFTDRRESRKYASNLLKAGYIRHTVNKITFSEQCYYIFGDLCGNMANLSLHDHDGSSGASDQDTLAPLPHPGAAPWPMAFPYQYPPPHPYNPHPGFPDPGYSYGGGSAGSQHSEGSRSSGSNRSGSERRKEREKTGESKSGGSGSESDHTTRSSMRRERAASERSVPASQHSQRSQHSLAHSIRSHHSQQSYGPPGLPPLFSPPMLLMPPPPSAMGPPGAPPGRDLASVPPELTASRQSFRMAMGNPTKNYGVFDFL; encoded by the exons gGTGGTGAAAGAAGAAATCTCAGATGACAATGCCAAGCTTCCCTGCTTCAACGGCCGGGTGGTGTCATGG CTGGTGTCTGCAGAGGGTTCCCATTCAGATGCTGGCTCAGTCTGTGCCGATAACCAGACAGAGCTGCCACCCTCCATGGAGCGCACAGGAGGAATTGGAGACTCTAGGCCCCCCTCTTTCCA CCCTAACACCGGGGGGAGTCGGGAAAACTTGGACAATGAGACAGAGACAGACTCGGTGGTGTCATCGCAAAGGGAACGACCTCGTCGGAAAGATGGGCCTGACCATG CACCCAGGGTGAATGGGACAGTGAAGGGAGAGCGGCGCCGAGACCTGGGCGGGTACGAGAGCTCCTCCACGCTCATGAGCAGTGAGCTGGAGACCACCAGCTTCTTTGATTCAGATGAAGATGACTCCACCAGCAG GTTTAGCAGTtcgacagagcagagcagtgcttCCCGTTTAATGAGGAGGCACAAGCGACGCCGACGGAAACAGAAGGCTCCACGCATTGAGCGG TCATCGTCCTTCAGCAGCATCACAGACTCCACCATGTCCCTGAACATCATCACGGTCACGCTGAACATGG AGAAATACAACTTTCTGGGCATTTCTATTGTGGGACAGAGCAATGAGCGTGGGGATGGAGGCATTTACATTGGCTCTATCATGAAGGGTGGCGCTGTGGCAGCTGATGGCAGGATTGAGCCAGGAGACATGCTCTTGCAG GTAAATGACATCAACTTTGAGAACATGAGCAATGACGATGCAGTGCGGGTGCTGAGGGAGATTGTGCACAAGCCGGG GCCCATCACCCTGACGGTGGCCAAGTGCTGGGACCCCAGCCCCCGGGGCTGCTTCTCGTTACCCAGGA tTGCTCCCCAGCGGATCTGGGCTGGGCCAGACTCTCCATGCTCCGATCCGG GTGAGCCCATCCGGCCCATCGACCCGGCAGCCTGGGTGTCTCACACAGCAGCGATGACTGGCACCTACCCAGCGTACGGTATGAGTCCATCCATGAGCACAATcacttccaccagctcctccaTCACCAGCTCCATCCCAGAGACTGAAC GCCTCGATGACTTTCACCTGTCCATCCACAGCGACATGGCCACCATTGTCAAAGCCATGGCCTCACCAGAGTCAGGCCTGGAGGTGCGTGACCGCATGTGGCTGAAGATCACCATCCCCAATGCCTTCATTG GTTCGGATGTGGTGGATTGGCTCTATCACCACGTGGAGGGTTTTACGGACCGTCGTGAATCCCGCAAATATGCCAGCAACCTGCTGAAGGCTGGTTACATCCGACATACCGTGAACAAGATCACCTTCTCGGAGCAATGCTATTATATCTTCGGGGACCTCTGTGGAA ACATGGCTAATCTTTCTCTTCACGATCACGATGGCTCCAGTGGTGCCTCCGATCAGGACACTTTGGCTCCACTCCCCCACCCAGGAGCTGCACCCTGGCCTATGGCTTTCCCGTACCAGTATCCACCACCTCATCCATACAACCCCCACCCTGGCTTCCCTGACCCAGGCTACAGCTATGGAgggggcagtgcaggcagccagcacagTGAAG GGAGCCGGAGCAGTGGTTCCAATCGCAGCGGCAgcgagaggaggaaggagagagagaagaccGGGGAGTCCAAGTCTGGCGGCAGTGGGAGTGAGTCGGACCACACCACGAGGAGCAGTATGCGGCGTGAGCGTGCGGCCAGCGAGCGCTcagtgccagccagccagcacagccagcgTAGCCAGCACTCTCTGGCTCACAGCATCCGCAGCCACCACAGCCAGCAGTCGTACGGGCCACCCGGCCTCCCCCCTCTCTTCAGCCCCCCCATGTTGCTGATGCCTCCACCACCTTCAGCCATGGGGCCCCCTGGGGCGCCGCCAGGCCGTGACCTGGCCTCTGTGCCCCCCGAACTGACAGCCAGTAGACAGTCCTTCCGAATGGCCATGGGCAACCCCA CAAAGAATTACGGGGTGTTTGACTTTCTCTGA
- the DVL3 gene encoding segment polarity protein dishevelled homolog DVL-3 isoform X4, which yields MAAAETKIIYHLDEQETPYLVKLPIPAERVTLGDFKGLLNRPNYKFYFKSMDDDFGVVKEEISDDNAKLPCFNGRVVSWLVSAEGSHSDAGSVCADNQTELPPSMERTGGIGDSRPPSFHPNTGGSRENLDNETETDSVVSSQRERPRRKDGPDHAPRVNGTVKGERRRDLGGYESSSTLMSSELETTSFFDSDEDDSTSRFSSSTEQSSASRLMRRHKRRRRKQKAPRIERSSSFSSITDSTMSLNIITVTLNMEKYNFLGISIVGQSNERGDGGIYIGSIMKGGAVAADGRIEPGDMLLQVNDINFENMSNDDAVRVLREIVHKPGPITLTVAKCWDPSPRGCFSLPRSEPIRPIDPAAWVSHTAAMTGTYPAYGMSPSMSTITSTSSSITSSIPETERLDDFHLSIHSDMATIVKAMASPESGLEVRDRMWLKITIPNAFIGSDVVDWLYHHVEGFTDRRESRKYASNLLKAGYIRHTVNKITFSEQCYYIFGDLCGNMANLSLHDHDGSSGASDQDTLAPLPHPGAAPWPMAFPYQYPPPHPYNPHPGFPDPGYSYGGGSAGSQHSEGSRSSGSNRSGSERRKEREKTGESKSGGSGSESDHTTRSSMRRERAASERSVPASQHSQRSQHSLAHSIRSHHSQQSYGPPGLPPLFSPPMLLMPPPPSAMGPPGAPPGRDLASVPPELTASRQSFRMAMGNPTKNYGVFDFL from the exons gGTGGTGAAAGAAGAAATCTCAGATGACAATGCCAAGCTTCCCTGCTTCAACGGCCGGGTGGTGTCATGG CTGGTGTCTGCAGAGGGTTCCCATTCAGATGCTGGCTCAGTCTGTGCCGATAACCAGACAGAGCTGCCACCCTCCATGGAGCGCACAGGAGGAATTGGAGACTCTAGGCCCCCCTCTTTCCA CCCTAACACCGGGGGGAGTCGGGAAAACTTGGACAATGAGACAGAGACAGACTCGGTGGTGTCATCGCAAAGGGAACGACCTCGTCGGAAAGATGGGCCTGACCATG CACCCAGGGTGAATGGGACAGTGAAGGGAGAGCGGCGCCGAGACCTGGGCGGGTACGAGAGCTCCTCCACGCTCATGAGCAGTGAGCTGGAGACCACCAGCTTCTTTGATTCAGATGAAGATGACTCCACCAGCAG GTTTAGCAGTtcgacagagcagagcagtgcttCCCGTTTAATGAGGAGGCACAAGCGACGCCGACGGAAACAGAAGGCTCCACGCATTGAGCGG TCATCGTCCTTCAGCAGCATCACAGACTCCACCATGTCCCTGAACATCATCACGGTCACGCTGAACATGG AGAAATACAACTTTCTGGGCATTTCTATTGTGGGACAGAGCAATGAGCGTGGGGATGGAGGCATTTACATTGGCTCTATCATGAAGGGTGGCGCTGTGGCAGCTGATGGCAGGATTGAGCCAGGAGACATGCTCTTGCAG GTAAATGACATCAACTTTGAGAACATGAGCAATGACGATGCAGTGCGGGTGCTGAGGGAGATTGTGCACAAGCCGGG GCCCATCACCCTGACGGTGGCCAAGTGCTGGGACCCCAGCCCCCGGGGCTGCTTCTCGTTACCCAGGA GTGAGCCCATCCGGCCCATCGACCCGGCAGCCTGGGTGTCTCACACAGCAGCGATGACTGGCACCTACCCAGCGTACGGTATGAGTCCATCCATGAGCACAATcacttccaccagctcctccaTCACCAGCTCCATCCCAGAGACTGAAC GCCTCGATGACTTTCACCTGTCCATCCACAGCGACATGGCCACCATTGTCAAAGCCATGGCCTCACCAGAGTCAGGCCTGGAGGTGCGTGACCGCATGTGGCTGAAGATCACCATCCCCAATGCCTTCATTG GTTCGGATGTGGTGGATTGGCTCTATCACCACGTGGAGGGTTTTACGGACCGTCGTGAATCCCGCAAATATGCCAGCAACCTGCTGAAGGCTGGTTACATCCGACATACCGTGAACAAGATCACCTTCTCGGAGCAATGCTATTATATCTTCGGGGACCTCTGTGGAA ACATGGCTAATCTTTCTCTTCACGATCACGATGGCTCCAGTGGTGCCTCCGATCAGGACACTTTGGCTCCACTCCCCCACCCAGGAGCTGCACCCTGGCCTATGGCTTTCCCGTACCAGTATCCACCACCTCATCCATACAACCCCCACCCTGGCTTCCCTGACCCAGGCTACAGCTATGGAgggggcagtgcaggcagccagcacagTGAAG GGAGCCGGAGCAGTGGTTCCAATCGCAGCGGCAgcgagaggaggaaggagagagagaagaccGGGGAGTCCAAGTCTGGCGGCAGTGGGAGTGAGTCGGACCACACCACGAGGAGCAGTATGCGGCGTGAGCGTGCGGCCAGCGAGCGCTcagtgccagccagccagcacagccagcgTAGCCAGCACTCTCTGGCTCACAGCATCCGCAGCCACCACAGCCAGCAGTCGTACGGGCCACCCGGCCTCCCCCCTCTCTTCAGCCCCCCCATGTTGCTGATGCCTCCACCACCTTCAGCCATGGGGCCCCCTGGGGCGCCGCCAGGCCGTGACCTGGCCTCTGTGCCCCCCGAACTGACAGCCAGTAGACAGTCCTTCCGAATGGCCATGGGCAACCCCA CAAAGAATTACGGGGTGTTTGACTTTCTCTGA
- the DVL3 gene encoding segment polarity protein dishevelled homolog DVL-3 isoform X2: MAAAETKIIYHLDEQETPYLVKLPIPAERVTLGDFKGLLNRPNYKFYFKSMDDDFGVVKEEISDDNAKLPCFNGRVVSWLVSAEGSHSDAGSVCADNQTELPPSMERTGGIGDSRPPSFHPNTGGSRENLDNETETDSVVSSQRERPRRKDGPDHAPRVNGTVKGERRRDLGGYESSSTLMSSELETTSFFDSDEDDSTSRFSSSTEQSSASRLMRRHKRRRRKQKAPRIERSSSFSSITDSTMSLNIITVTLNMEKYNFLGISIVGQSNERGDGGIYIGSIMKGGAVAADGRIEPGDMLLQVNDINFENMSNDDAVRVLREIVHKPGPITLTVAKCWDPSPRGCFSLPRIAPQRIWAGPDSPCSDPGEPIRPIDPAAWVSHTAAMTGTYPAYGMSPSMSTITSTSSSITSSIPETERLDDFHLSIHSDMATIVKAMASPESGLEVRDRMWLKITIPNAFIGSDVVDWLYHHVEGFTDRRESRKYASNLLKAGYIRHTVNKITFSEQCYYIFGDLCGNMANLSLHDHDGSSGASDQDTLAPLPHPGAAPWPMAFPYQYPPPHPYNPHPGFPDPGYSYGGGSAGSQHSEGSRSSGSNRSGSERRKEREKTGESKSGGSGSESDHTTRSSMRRERAASERSVPASQHSQRSQHSLAHSIRSHHSQQSYGPPGLPPLFSPPMLLMPPPPSAMGPPGAPPGRDLASVPPELTASRQSFRMAMGNPSEFFVDVM, encoded by the exons gGTGGTGAAAGAAGAAATCTCAGATGACAATGCCAAGCTTCCCTGCTTCAACGGCCGGGTGGTGTCATGG CTGGTGTCTGCAGAGGGTTCCCATTCAGATGCTGGCTCAGTCTGTGCCGATAACCAGACAGAGCTGCCACCCTCCATGGAGCGCACAGGAGGAATTGGAGACTCTAGGCCCCCCTCTTTCCA CCCTAACACCGGGGGGAGTCGGGAAAACTTGGACAATGAGACAGAGACAGACTCGGTGGTGTCATCGCAAAGGGAACGACCTCGTCGGAAAGATGGGCCTGACCATG CACCCAGGGTGAATGGGACAGTGAAGGGAGAGCGGCGCCGAGACCTGGGCGGGTACGAGAGCTCCTCCACGCTCATGAGCAGTGAGCTGGAGACCACCAGCTTCTTTGATTCAGATGAAGATGACTCCACCAGCAG GTTTAGCAGTtcgacagagcagagcagtgcttCCCGTTTAATGAGGAGGCACAAGCGACGCCGACGGAAACAGAAGGCTCCACGCATTGAGCGG TCATCGTCCTTCAGCAGCATCACAGACTCCACCATGTCCCTGAACATCATCACGGTCACGCTGAACATGG AGAAATACAACTTTCTGGGCATTTCTATTGTGGGACAGAGCAATGAGCGTGGGGATGGAGGCATTTACATTGGCTCTATCATGAAGGGTGGCGCTGTGGCAGCTGATGGCAGGATTGAGCCAGGAGACATGCTCTTGCAG GTAAATGACATCAACTTTGAGAACATGAGCAATGACGATGCAGTGCGGGTGCTGAGGGAGATTGTGCACAAGCCGGG GCCCATCACCCTGACGGTGGCCAAGTGCTGGGACCCCAGCCCCCGGGGCTGCTTCTCGTTACCCAGGA tTGCTCCCCAGCGGATCTGGGCTGGGCCAGACTCTCCATGCTCCGATCCGG GTGAGCCCATCCGGCCCATCGACCCGGCAGCCTGGGTGTCTCACACAGCAGCGATGACTGGCACCTACCCAGCGTACGGTATGAGTCCATCCATGAGCACAATcacttccaccagctcctccaTCACCAGCTCCATCCCAGAGACTGAAC GCCTCGATGACTTTCACCTGTCCATCCACAGCGACATGGCCACCATTGTCAAAGCCATGGCCTCACCAGAGTCAGGCCTGGAGGTGCGTGACCGCATGTGGCTGAAGATCACCATCCCCAATGCCTTCATTG GTTCGGATGTGGTGGATTGGCTCTATCACCACGTGGAGGGTTTTACGGACCGTCGTGAATCCCGCAAATATGCCAGCAACCTGCTGAAGGCTGGTTACATCCGACATACCGTGAACAAGATCACCTTCTCGGAGCAATGCTATTATATCTTCGGGGACCTCTGTGGAA ACATGGCTAATCTTTCTCTTCACGATCACGATGGCTCCAGTGGTGCCTCCGATCAGGACACTTTGGCTCCACTCCCCCACCCAGGAGCTGCACCCTGGCCTATGGCTTTCCCGTACCAGTATCCACCACCTCATCCATACAACCCCCACCCTGGCTTCCCTGACCCAGGCTACAGCTATGGAgggggcagtgcaggcagccagcacagTGAAG GGAGCCGGAGCAGTGGTTCCAATCGCAGCGGCAgcgagaggaggaaggagagagagaagaccGGGGAGTCCAAGTCTGGCGGCAGTGGGAGTGAGTCGGACCACACCACGAGGAGCAGTATGCGGCGTGAGCGTGCGGCCAGCGAGCGCTcagtgccagccagccagcacagccagcgTAGCCAGCACTCTCTGGCTCACAGCATCCGCAGCCACCACAGCCAGCAGTCGTACGGGCCACCCGGCCTCCCCCCTCTCTTCAGCCCCCCCATGTTGCTGATGCCTCCACCACCTTCAGCCATGGGGCCCCCTGGGGCGCCGCCAGGCCGTGACCTGGCCTCTGTGCCCCCCGAACTGACAGCCAGTAGACAGTCCTTCCGAATGGCCATGGGCAACCCCAGTGAGTTCTTTGTGGATGTAATGTGA